The Engystomops pustulosus chromosome 4, aEngPut4.maternal, whole genome shotgun sequence genome contains a region encoding:
- the MEST gene encoding mesoderm-specific transcript homolog protein isoform X1 produces the protein MFPPLVLTGARSRTCLPVDAHYKVQAAEWEVELRMKEWWIQVGLIAVPLLAVYLHIPPPNLSPALYTWRSTGAFFTYQEQRIFYRDSWGAVGSSDVVILLHGFPTSSYDWYKVWEGLTQRFQRVIALDFIGFGFSDKPRFHRYSIFEQASIVEALVNHLGLIDQKVNLLSHDYGDTVAQELLYRYEHRRQGHINIGSLCLSNGGIFPETHHPRLIQKLLKDGGIFSPVLTRLMNFYFFSKGIGEVFGPYTQPSETEYWDMWTALRTNDGNLVVDSILQYINQRKKHRDRWVGALSNTSVPLHLIYGPLDPVNPHPEFLDQFKKHIPKSTFTVLDDHISHYPQLEDPTGFLNAYLNFINSF, from the exons ATGTTTCCGCCCTTGGTTCTCACAGGCGCGCGCAGCAGAACCTGCCTCCCTGTGGACGCGCACTACAAGGTGCAGGCGGCAGAATGGGAAGTTGAGCTCAG GATGAAGGAATGGTGGATCCAGGTGGGGCTGATCGCGGTTCCTCTTCTCGCTGTGTACCTGCACATACCCCCGCCTAACCTCTCGCCGGCGCTCTACACATGGAGGTCCACTGGTGCATTTTTCACATACCAAGAGCAGCGCATCTTTTATAGAG ACTCTTGGGGAGCTGTGGGAAGCTCAGATGTGGTAATTCTTTTACATGGATTTCCAACATCAAGCTACGACTGGTATAAG GTCTGGGAAGGCTTAACCCAAAGATTCCAAAGAGTAATTGCCCTGGACTTTATTGGTTTTGGTTTTAGTGACAAGCCA AGATTCCACCGCTATTCCATTTTTGAGCAGGCCAGTATTGTAGAAGCTCTGGTCAATCACCTTGGCTTGATAGATCAGAAAGTGAACTTACTTTCTCACGACTATGGAGACACTGTCGCCCAGGAATTGCtttatag GTATGAACACAGAAGACAAGGACACATTAACATTGGAAGTTTGTGTCTCTCCAATGGAG GGATCTTCCCAGAGACTCATCATCCCAGACTGATTCAGAAG CTGCTTAAGGATGGTGGCATTTTTTCTCCAGTATTAACTAGACTGATGAACTTTTACTTCTTTAGCAAAGG TATCGGTGAAGTATTTGGCCCTTATACACAGCCTTCAGAAACTGAATACTGGGATATGTGGACTGCTCTGAGGACCAATGATGGCAATCTAGTTGTAGACAG TATTTTACAATACATAAACCAGCGCAAAAAGCACCGAGATCGCTGGGTTGGTGCTTTGTCCAATACATCGGTTCCAT TGCATTTAATTTATGGACCCCTGGATCCTGTCAATCCCCATCCTGAGTTCTTAGATCAATTCAA GAAACATATTCCCAAATCAACCTTCACTGTGCTGGATGATCACATCAGTCATTACCCTCAGCTGGAGGATCCCACTGGATTCCTGAACGCCTATCTAAATTTTATCAATTCTTTTTGA
- the MEST gene encoding mesoderm-specific transcript homolog protein isoform X2 — protein MASWSRMKEWWIQVGLIAVPLLAVYLHIPPPNLSPALYTWRSTGAFFTYQEQRIFYRDSWGAVGSSDVVILLHGFPTSSYDWYKVWEGLTQRFQRVIALDFIGFGFSDKPRFHRYSIFEQASIVEALVNHLGLIDQKVNLLSHDYGDTVAQELLYRYEHRRQGHINIGSLCLSNGGIFPETHHPRLIQKLLKDGGIFSPVLTRLMNFYFFSKGIGEVFGPYTQPSETEYWDMWTALRTNDGNLVVDSILQYINQRKKHRDRWVGALSNTSVPLHLIYGPLDPVNPHPEFLDQFKKHIPKSTFTVLDDHISHYPQLEDPTGFLNAYLNFINSF, from the exons ATGGCTTCGTGGAGTCG GATGAAGGAATGGTGGATCCAGGTGGGGCTGATCGCGGTTCCTCTTCTCGCTGTGTACCTGCACATACCCCCGCCTAACCTCTCGCCGGCGCTCTACACATGGAGGTCCACTGGTGCATTTTTCACATACCAAGAGCAGCGCATCTTTTATAGAG ACTCTTGGGGAGCTGTGGGAAGCTCAGATGTGGTAATTCTTTTACATGGATTTCCAACATCAAGCTACGACTGGTATAAG GTCTGGGAAGGCTTAACCCAAAGATTCCAAAGAGTAATTGCCCTGGACTTTATTGGTTTTGGTTTTAGTGACAAGCCA AGATTCCACCGCTATTCCATTTTTGAGCAGGCCAGTATTGTAGAAGCTCTGGTCAATCACCTTGGCTTGATAGATCAGAAAGTGAACTTACTTTCTCACGACTATGGAGACACTGTCGCCCAGGAATTGCtttatag GTATGAACACAGAAGACAAGGACACATTAACATTGGAAGTTTGTGTCTCTCCAATGGAG GGATCTTCCCAGAGACTCATCATCCCAGACTGATTCAGAAG CTGCTTAAGGATGGTGGCATTTTTTCTCCAGTATTAACTAGACTGATGAACTTTTACTTCTTTAGCAAAGG TATCGGTGAAGTATTTGGCCCTTATACACAGCCTTCAGAAACTGAATACTGGGATATGTGGACTGCTCTGAGGACCAATGATGGCAATCTAGTTGTAGACAG TATTTTACAATACATAAACCAGCGCAAAAAGCACCGAGATCGCTGGGTTGGTGCTTTGTCCAATACATCGGTTCCAT TGCATTTAATTTATGGACCCCTGGATCCTGTCAATCCCCATCCTGAGTTCTTAGATCAATTCAA GAAACATATTCCCAAATCAACCTTCACTGTGCTGGATGATCACATCAGTCATTACCCTCAGCTGGAGGATCCCACTGGATTCCTGAACGCCTATCTAAATTTTATCAATTCTTTTTGA
- the MEST gene encoding mesoderm-specific transcript homolog protein isoform X3, with the protein MFPPLVLTGARSRTCLPVDAHYKVQAAEWEVELRMKEWWIQVGLIAVPLLAVYLHIPPPNLSPALYTWRSTGAFFTYQEQRIFYRDSWGAVGSSDVVILLHGFPTSSYDWYKVWEGLTQRFQRVIALDFIGFGFSDKPRFHRYSIFEQASIVEALVNHLGLIDQKVNLLSHDYGDTVAQELLYRYEHRRQGHINIGSLCLSNGGIFPETHHPRLIQKLLKDGGIFSPVLTRLMNFYFFSKGIGEVFGPYTQPSETEYWDMWTALRTNDGNLVVDSILQYINQRKKHRDRWVGALSNTSVPLHLIYGPLDPVNPHPEFLDQFKKSITSASK; encoded by the exons ATGTTTCCGCCCTTGGTTCTCACAGGCGCGCGCAGCAGAACCTGCCTCCCTGTGGACGCGCACTACAAGGTGCAGGCGGCAGAATGGGAAGTTGAGCTCAG GATGAAGGAATGGTGGATCCAGGTGGGGCTGATCGCGGTTCCTCTTCTCGCTGTGTACCTGCACATACCCCCGCCTAACCTCTCGCCGGCGCTCTACACATGGAGGTCCACTGGTGCATTTTTCACATACCAAGAGCAGCGCATCTTTTATAGAG ACTCTTGGGGAGCTGTGGGAAGCTCAGATGTGGTAATTCTTTTACATGGATTTCCAACATCAAGCTACGACTGGTATAAG GTCTGGGAAGGCTTAACCCAAAGATTCCAAAGAGTAATTGCCCTGGACTTTATTGGTTTTGGTTTTAGTGACAAGCCA AGATTCCACCGCTATTCCATTTTTGAGCAGGCCAGTATTGTAGAAGCTCTGGTCAATCACCTTGGCTTGATAGATCAGAAAGTGAACTTACTTTCTCACGACTATGGAGACACTGTCGCCCAGGAATTGCtttatag GTATGAACACAGAAGACAAGGACACATTAACATTGGAAGTTTGTGTCTCTCCAATGGAG GGATCTTCCCAGAGACTCATCATCCCAGACTGATTCAGAAG CTGCTTAAGGATGGTGGCATTTTTTCTCCAGTATTAACTAGACTGATGAACTTTTACTTCTTTAGCAAAGG TATCGGTGAAGTATTTGGCCCTTATACACAGCCTTCAGAAACTGAATACTGGGATATGTGGACTGCTCTGAGGACCAATGATGGCAATCTAGTTGTAGACAG TATTTTACAATACATAAACCAGCGCAAAAAGCACCGAGATCGCTGGGTTGGTGCTTTGTCCAATACATCGGTTCCAT TGCATTTAATTTATGGACCCCTGGATCCTGTCAATCCCCATCCTGAGTTCTTAGATCAATTCAA gAAAAGTATCACATCGGCATCGAAATAG
- the MEST gene encoding mesoderm-specific transcript homolog protein isoform X4: MFPPLVLTGARSRTCLPVDAHYKVQAAEWEVELRMKEWWIQVGLIAVPLLAVYLHIPPPNLSPALYTWRSTGAFFTYQEQRIFYRDSWGAVGSSDVVILLHGFPTSSYDWYKVWEGLTQRFQRVIALDFIGFGFSDKPRFHRYSIFEQASIVEALVNHLGLIDQKVNLLSHDYGDTVAQELLYRYEHRRQGHINIGSLCLSNGGIFPETHHPRLIQKLLKDGGIFSPVLTRLMNFYFFSKGIGEVFGPYTQPSETEYWDMWTALRTNDGNLVVDSILQYINQRKKHRDRWVGALSNTSVP; encoded by the exons ATGTTTCCGCCCTTGGTTCTCACAGGCGCGCGCAGCAGAACCTGCCTCCCTGTGGACGCGCACTACAAGGTGCAGGCGGCAGAATGGGAAGTTGAGCTCAG GATGAAGGAATGGTGGATCCAGGTGGGGCTGATCGCGGTTCCTCTTCTCGCTGTGTACCTGCACATACCCCCGCCTAACCTCTCGCCGGCGCTCTACACATGGAGGTCCACTGGTGCATTTTTCACATACCAAGAGCAGCGCATCTTTTATAGAG ACTCTTGGGGAGCTGTGGGAAGCTCAGATGTGGTAATTCTTTTACATGGATTTCCAACATCAAGCTACGACTGGTATAAG GTCTGGGAAGGCTTAACCCAAAGATTCCAAAGAGTAATTGCCCTGGACTTTATTGGTTTTGGTTTTAGTGACAAGCCA AGATTCCACCGCTATTCCATTTTTGAGCAGGCCAGTATTGTAGAAGCTCTGGTCAATCACCTTGGCTTGATAGATCAGAAAGTGAACTTACTTTCTCACGACTATGGAGACACTGTCGCCCAGGAATTGCtttatag GTATGAACACAGAAGACAAGGACACATTAACATTGGAAGTTTGTGTCTCTCCAATGGAG GGATCTTCCCAGAGACTCATCATCCCAGACTGATTCAGAAG CTGCTTAAGGATGGTGGCATTTTTTCTCCAGTATTAACTAGACTGATGAACTTTTACTTCTTTAGCAAAGG TATCGGTGAAGTATTTGGCCCTTATACACAGCCTTCAGAAACTGAATACTGGGATATGTGGACTGCTCTGAGGACCAATGATGGCAATCTAGTTGTAGACAG TATTTTACAATACATAAACCAGCGCAAAAAGCACCGAGATCGCTGGGTTGGTGCTTTGTCCAATACATCGGTTCCAT aa